One genomic region from Leptolyngbyaceae cyanobacterium JSC-12 encodes:
- a CDS encoding hypothetical protein (IMG reference gene:2510096552) codes for MCLDYALNDTTKIGGVFEALQTQLRFQGGRKLLETVTRINDFRNTYIAHQEQELTDKNLAEQELKIWIEALHVIGK; via the coding sequence TTGTGTCTGGATTATGCGCTCAACGACACCACGAAAATCGGTGGTGTATTTGAGGCGTTGCAAACTCAGTTGCGGTTTCAGGGCGGACGCAAACTGCTAGAAACCGTTACCCGCATCAATGACTTTCGCAATACCTACATCGCCCATCAGGAACAAGAATTAACCGATAAAAACTTAGCTGAGCAGGAACTCAAGATCTGGATTGAGGCATTGCATGTGATTGGAAAGTAA
- a CDS encoding YCII family protein (IMG reference gene:2510096556~PFAM: YCII-related domain), whose amino-acid sequence MPWFVKIEEGIVDKPTFDQHVPAHKEFVRGLIAKGHRAKTGYWACRGGGMLLFEAASMDEAMAIVAQDPLITNGCVHYKLYEWRVVVE is encoded by the coding sequence ATGCCCTGGTTTGTGAAGATTGAAGAAGGAATCGTGGACAAACCCACCTTTGACCAGCACGTTCCAGCTCACAAAGAATTTGTGCGGGGACTCATTGCTAAAGGGCATCGTGCCAAGACGGGTTATTGGGCTTGTCGAGGGGGTGGTATGTTGCTGTTTGAAGCCGCCTCAATGGATGAAGCGATGGCGATTGTGGCACAGGACCCTCTGATTACAAATGGTTGCGTTCACTACAAACTCTATGAGTGGCGGGTGGTAGTGGAATAA
- a CDS encoding hypothetical protein (IMG reference gene:2510096547) has translation MNKSQAVALFMSLSLATGVTACAGQPQQTGGGEEGGNPAMTSPQPQQTSGGEEGGNSAPTSPQPKKTSGGEEGASLAPTSPSAANWHQSAPRQSLDATLYLAGRGERGERSGRGERGERGGRGERGERGEGGERSALPSSQIV, from the coding sequence ATGAACAAATCCCAAGCAGTTGCTTTATTTATGAGTTTAAGTTTGGCAACAGGTGTGACGGCCTGCGCCGGCCAACCCCAGCAAACCGGTGGTGGTGAAGAAGGAGGCAATCCAGCCATGACCTCACCCCAACCCCAGCAAACCAGTGGTGGTGAAGAAGGAGGCAATTCAGCCCCTACCTCACCCCAACCCAAAAAAACCAGTGGTGGTGAAGAAGGGGCTAGTTTAGCCCCGACCTCACCATCCGCCGCAAATTGGCATCAGTCAGCCCCTCGTCAGTCCCTTGATGCAACCCTCTATCTCGCTGGTCGGGGTGAACGCGGTGAACGCAGTGGACGGGGTGAACGCGGTGAACGCGGTGGACGGGGTGAACGCGGTGAACGCGGTGAAGGCGGTGAGCGGAGTGCCCTGCCCTCAAGTCAAATAGTGTAA
- a CDS encoding hypothetical protein (IMG reference gene:2510096549), translating into MNIKNIKIVKLHRQLALPLFVPLLLTGISGVAYRLGRSWLGLPKSFGQAMMTIHEGRFLGEPLVPFYVALVGLGLLALIGSGAVLWSRFRRRSPAKLPPERNIHRFLAPIALLPLVVSAGTGIAYRLSINWIGVSEDQVKFLLKLHEGAYLGSTLRPFYVLLVGAGLLILLWTGVQMLGLTRRTRRESN; encoded by the coding sequence ATGAACATCAAAAACATTAAGATTGTCAAGCTGCATCGCCAATTAGCCCTACCCTTGTTTGTGCCACTGTTGTTAACCGGCATCAGTGGCGTTGCCTATCGGCTCGGTCGCAGTTGGTTGGGTTTGCCCAAGTCGTTTGGGCAGGCCATGATGACCATCCATGAAGGTCGCTTTCTGGGTGAGCCTTTGGTTCCTTTTTATGTTGCGCTGGTGGGTTTAGGCTTGTTGGCCCTGATTGGGAGCGGCGCAGTGCTTTGGTCTCGTTTCCGGCGGCGATCGCCCGCCAAGCTGCCACCAGAGCGGAATATCCATCGCTTCCTAGCACCGATCGCCCTGCTACCCCTGGTGGTGAGCGCCGGTACTGGCATTGCCTATCGCCTGAGCATCAATTGGATTGGCGTTTCTGAGGATCAGGTCAAATTTTTGCTGAAACTGCATGAGGGTGCCTATCTTGGCTCTACCTTGAGACCGTTCTATGTTCTCTTGGTAGGCGCTGGACTCCTTATCCTGCTGTGGACCGGCGTGCAAATGTTAGGCCTTACCCGGCGCACAAGGAGAGAGTCCAACTAG
- a CDS encoding transposase family protein (IMG reference gene:2510096553~PFAM: Transposase DDE domain): MNPPKVNEYDYINFLIAAQKAYSCTEAERVQPESDNAAAHDAITRLLHRLEPSTQQLWQEAQSQVRLHQGILVVDDSTLDKWYAKKMELVTRHWSGKHGRVVQGINLITLLWSEGDRHLPLDYRFYEKGVDGSTKNDHFRSMLETAKERGFAPRCVVFDSWYSSLENLKLIRDYGWIWLTRLKRNRQVNPDNTGNRPLHKVVLAATGTVLHLKGYGFIKVFKMVAPNGDIDYWATNDLGMGELQRLQFAEVGWAIEEYHRGLKQCCGVERAQVRSSRAQRNHVGLAIRAFLRLEVHMWTTGISWYEAKAAIVRDAIRSFLAAPRFILNPTA, translated from the coding sequence ATGAATCCACCCAAAGTCAACGAATACGACTACATCAACTTTCTGATTGCGGCGCAGAAGGCCTATAGCTGCACGGAAGCCGAACGAGTGCAACCGGAGTCTGATAATGCCGCTGCCCATGACGCAATTACTCGGTTGTTGCATCGACTGGAGCCATCGACTCAGCAGTTGTGGCAAGAAGCGCAGTCGCAAGTACGGTTGCACCAGGGAATTTTAGTGGTAGATGACTCAACGCTCGACAAGTGGTATGCCAAGAAGATGGAATTGGTGACTCGGCACTGGTCGGGCAAGCATGGACGGGTAGTGCAAGGCATCAACCTAATTACGCTGCTATGGAGTGAGGGAGACCGTCACCTTCCGTTGGACTATCGATTTTACGAAAAGGGTGTCGATGGCTCAACCAAAAACGACCACTTCCGCTCGATGCTTGAAACTGCCAAGGAACGAGGGTTTGCGCCCCGATGTGTGGTGTTTGATAGTTGGTACAGTAGCTTGGAGAACCTTAAGTTGATTCGAGATTATGGTTGGATTTGGTTGACTCGACTCAAGCGCAATCGGCAGGTCAACCCGGACAATACAGGCAATCGCCCTCTGCATAAGGTCGTGCTTGCGGCGACTGGCACGGTGCTCCATCTCAAAGGTTATGGGTTCATCAAAGTGTTCAAGATGGTTGCCCCAAACGGTGACATTGATTACTGGGCAACCAATGACCTGGGGATGGGTGAGCTACAACGGCTGCAATTTGCCGAGGTTGGTTGGGCAATTGAGGAGTACCATCGCGGACTCAAACAGTGCTGTGGCGTTGAACGGGCGCAGGTTCGCTCAAGTCGTGCCCAGCGCAATCATGTGGGTTTAGCCATTCGCGCTTTCCTGCGCTTAGAGGTGCACATGTGGACGACAGGTATCAGTTGGTACGAAGCGAAAGCGGCGATCGTCCGGGATGCCATTCGCTCCTTTTTAGCGGCTCCTCGTTTCATCCTCAATCCAACTGCGTAA
- a CDS encoding hypothetical protein (IMG reference gene:2510096551): MLPFVAVPSTIAQEFGKYRDLFCRGAGFEQVSRYVTGLLLSENKTLQGIAGQWVAGGEVGGRRAMHAAVFEAGWRSSELMSHHRAVIAKEHQGRGREVISLDWTLSHHDWGKQIFGVKRSYDYVEHRMSCFQTVVTATIANRHLIDGIDVVVQFPDFSVAEREYLKVTAKSHYDDLDQVRERLIEMLHYHKNRLEYRKRTEIAVEIVRQVEAEGQFPTADYAFDNGVLTVELTTMIESAGKHWVSEVESSRNILWNDQWQRVDAIGLELRIHHPESFRPIQVTCRNGETKPIWAFTKVVRLKKFGRKRLVIVHEQADLQDPPRFLLTDALHWESGRVMQTWSYRWSCEVFHEVSKQHTGLESAQVRNEEAVNRHFRLSCVAQSILQRTACSGAQSERFEFAQGKQTVGQKLYTLTRQAFDDLLQFIVTRCSHGHTNEQILQALLPS; the protein is encoded by the coding sequence ATGCTGCCCTTTGTCGCTGTGCCATCGACGATTGCTCAAGAGTTTGGGAAATATCGAGACCTGTTCTGCCGAGGCGCAGGCTTTGAGCAGGTGAGTCGCTATGTGACCGGATTGCTGTTGAGTGAGAACAAAACCTTGCAAGGGATTGCCGGACAATGGGTAGCAGGTGGGGAGGTCGGCGGACGAAGAGCGATGCACGCAGCGGTGTTTGAGGCGGGCTGGAGGAGTTCAGAGTTAATGTCCCATCATCGTGCTGTGATAGCCAAAGAGCATCAGGGGCGAGGGCGAGAAGTCATCAGTCTGGATTGGACGCTCAGCCATCACGATTGGGGCAAGCAGATCTTTGGGGTGAAGCGATCCTATGATTATGTGGAACATCGGATGAGTTGCTTTCAAACGGTGGTGACGGCGACGATTGCGAACCGCCACCTAATTGATGGGATTGACGTGGTGGTGCAGTTTCCAGATTTTTCAGTGGCAGAACGGGAGTATCTGAAGGTGACGGCAAAATCCCACTATGACGATTTAGACCAAGTGCGAGAACGACTGATTGAGATGTTGCATTATCACAAGAATCGATTGGAGTATCGCAAACGCACCGAGATTGCCGTCGAGATTGTGCGCCAAGTGGAAGCGGAAGGACAATTTCCCACCGCCGATTATGCGTTTGACAATGGGGTGTTGACTGTTGAGTTAACCACCATGATTGAGTCCGCAGGAAAACACTGGGTGAGTGAAGTTGAAAGTTCTCGCAACATCTTGTGGAATGACCAATGGCAACGGGTAGATGCGATTGGTTTAGAACTCAGAATCCATCACCCAGAGAGCTTTCGCCCGATTCAAGTCACTTGCCGCAACGGCGAAACGAAACCGATTTGGGCATTTACCAAAGTCGTGCGCCTCAAGAAGTTTGGACGCAAGCGATTGGTCATCGTCCACGAGCAAGCAGATTTACAAGACCCACCTCGCTTCCTGCTCACCGATGCGTTGCATTGGGAAAGTGGGCGAGTCATGCAGACTTGGAGTTATCGATGGTCCTGCGAGGTCTTTCATGAGGTGAGCAAACAGCACACCGGGCTAGAGTCGGCTCAGGTGCGGAACGAGGAAGCGGTCAACCGTCACTTCCGTCTTAGTTGCGTGGCGCAGTCGATTCTGCAACGGACTGCCTGTTCTGGCGCACAATCTGAACGATTTGAGTTTGCTCAAGGCAAGCAAACGGTGGGACAGAAGCTCTATACCCTCACTCGTCAAGCCTTTGATGATTTGCTGCAATTCATTGTGACGCGATGTTCTCACGGACATACAAATGAACAGATTTTACAAGCTCTCCTCCCCAGTTGA
- a CDS encoding Protein of unknown function (DUF2281) (IMG reference gene:2510096555~PFAM: Protein of unknown function (DUF2281)), producing MTIRETAIAKIQQLPESLVQEIIDFIDFITRNRQAETAVDSLEGDRSEAWARWFEAVDGLEISPESTPTAPTSEYQQRLLSKYRQQGLSL from the coding sequence ATGACGATTCGAGAAACCGCGATCGCGAAGATCCAGCAACTTCCAGAATCGCTTGTGCAAGAAATTATTGACTTTATCGATTTCATCACACGCAATCGTCAAGCTGAAACAGCCGTTGATTCACTTGAAGGCGATCGCTCTGAAGCTTGGGCACGATGGTTTGAGGCTGTCGATGGCTTAGAAATTTCCCCAGAAAGCACACCAACAGCACCAACTAGCGAATATCAACAACGCTTGCTGAGTAAATATCGACAACAAGGACTCAGCCTGTGA
- a CDS encoding putative nucleic acid-binding protein (IMG reference gene:2510096554) yields the protein MILCDAGVLLCLVDRTQSQHNAYRTTVTGLAKPLITTWSCRTEAMYLALHRGGWTMQKQLGQLLLDKLLLIYEVQENDYARLLNLMEKYRDRPMDLADATLVLAAEKVGYRQILTLDSDFLLYRTGVTQLRKKGRCGRTKK from the coding sequence GTGATTCTCTGCGACGCTGGGGTTTTGCTTTGTCTGGTCGATCGTACTCAATCTCAGCACAATGCCTATCGAACAACCGTTACAGGTTTAGCAAAGCCTCTGATCACAACTTGGTCATGCCGGACAGAAGCCATGTATCTTGCTCTCCATCGCGGCGGTTGGACAATGCAAAAACAGTTAGGGCAGCTTCTCTTAGACAAACTACTGCTCATTTACGAAGTTCAGGAAAATGACTATGCCCGTTTATTAAATCTGATGGAGAAATATCGTGACAGACCAATGGATTTGGCAGATGCAACTCTAGTTTTGGCGGCTGAAAAGGTCGGGTATCGACAGATTCTTACTCTCGATTCTGACTTCTTGCTTTATCGGACAGGAGTTACGCAGTTGAGAAAAAAGGGGAGGTGCGGTAGAACCAAGAAATGA
- a CDS encoding hypothetical protein (IMG reference gene:2510096558): MGLGDLVQKAVYLGVGFASYATEKASEKLGELRGEIQKMADEMVERGEMTTEEARRFVDEMMNKAQQPVTPPSEPSKSSEPRQIEILEDEEPTQQTTGNPDVNEMRRRVMELQEELRRLKNESS, from the coding sequence ATGGGCTTGGGAGATTTGGTACAAAAAGCGGTGTACTTAGGTGTGGGCTTTGCCTCTTATGCTACAGAAAAAGCTAGCGAAAAGCTGGGTGAACTGCGGGGGGAAATCCAGAAAATGGCAGACGAAATGGTAGAGCGCGGGGAAATGACCACGGAAGAAGCTCGCCGCTTTGTGGACGAAATGATGAATAAAGCGCAGCAGCCAGTTACTCCGCCATCCGAACCATCCAAATCTTCAGAACCGCGCCAGATTGAGATTTTGGAAGACGAAGAGCCAACTCAACAAACGACGGGAAACCCAGATGTGAATGAAATGCGTCGTCGGGTAATGGAATTGCAGGAAGAACTGCGACGACTCAAGAATGAATCATCGTAA
- a CDS encoding putative iron-regulated protein (IMG reference gene:2510096548~PFAM: 2OG-Fe(II) oxygenase superfamily), translating into MILCIDAVLDSAELTELHQLLQQGQFLDGKLTAGTYAKVVKENEQWQSEAAAKQQAQTLVLTALQRHPLFQSVAQPRSICPILFSRYQSGMSYGVHMDNALMGEGATLMRTDISLTLFLSDPATYTGGELAIDTSLGEQTFKLAAGSMVMYPSTFLHHVTPVTEGVRLAAVTWVQSLIRNPIEREMLFELDTVRQALFEKYGKTVEFDLLCKLHGNLLRKWVEF; encoded by the coding sequence ATGATTCTTTGCATTGACGCTGTTCTCGATTCAGCCGAACTAACCGAACTGCACCAACTCTTGCAGCAAGGTCAGTTTTTAGACGGTAAGCTCACTGCGGGTACCTATGCCAAGGTCGTCAAAGAGAACGAGCAGTGGCAGAGCGAGGCAGCAGCTAAGCAACAAGCCCAAACCCTCGTTCTCACGGCACTCCAGCGCCACCCTCTGTTTCAGTCCGTCGCGCAGCCCCGCTCTATTTGCCCGATCCTGTTTAGTCGCTATCAGTCGGGTATGAGTTACGGGGTACATATGGACAATGCCCTCATGGGAGAGGGAGCCACCCTCATGCGGACAGATATTTCACTGACGCTCTTTTTGAGCGACCCCGCCACCTATACAGGAGGGGAACTGGCGATCGATACTAGCTTGGGGGAACAAACTTTCAAGCTAGCCGCTGGTTCAATGGTGATGTATCCGTCTACATTTCTCCATCACGTCACGCCGGTCACGGAGGGAGTGCGCCTAGCAGCAGTCACCTGGGTTCAGAGCCTGATTCGGAACCCGATCGAGCGGGAAATGTTGTTTGAGTTGGATACCGTTCGTCAAGCTTTATTTGAGAAATACGGCAAGACCGTTGAGTTCGATCTGCTGTGCAAACTGCATGGCAATTTATTGCGCAAGTGGGTTGAGTTTTGA
- a CDS encoding family 3 adenylate cyclase (IMG reference gene:2510096546~PFAM: Adenylate and Guanylate cyclase catalytic domain), whose product MELFGNSAHFAIANILLELLIKEPAEYIRTPDPYVIIFAAIIQAYWLTRQAATRPHRFIGNLIAPALYNLIEVLQDRFFSAPNHAAYWGFALTIGLLQELRFHLPPLHAFLVVIESVVRTSILLFMYAIFERYANPEQTLSWNTFFSDPSHVFIGWAILLIGFSNGLANLTAERYLQNLRQISAQLRTYSEWLLGRDLLSQIILSPDSLHITRRERTILFMDIRGFTAWSELHQPEEVVTLLDEYYRQSEAIITFYSPIKFKFSADEVMAVFPTAQAAVHAALELRRQIHPLLAENQLGAGIGLESGPVVEGLLGSTNVRFYDAIGDTVNTAKRIENAAQAGQVLISEHVCEQVATVKLGAKRRIRVKGKAQPITVYDLEDVKAG is encoded by the coding sequence ATGGAATTGTTCGGCAACTCAGCTCACTTTGCAATCGCCAATATCCTACTCGAATTACTCATCAAAGAGCCTGCCGAGTATATTCGCACACCTGATCCCTACGTCATTATATTCGCTGCCATAATACAGGCATACTGGCTGACGCGCCAAGCAGCGACTCGCCCCCATCGATTTATCGGCAATCTAATCGCACCTGCACTCTACAATCTTATAGAAGTCTTACAAGATCGTTTTTTCTCTGCTCCGAACCATGCAGCTTATTGGGGTTTTGCTCTGACCATTGGTCTCTTGCAAGAGTTGCGCTTTCACCTGCCACCACTCCACGCATTCCTCGTCGTTATCGAAAGCGTCGTCCGCACGTCTATTCTCCTTTTCATGTACGCTATTTTTGAGAGATATGCCAATCCTGAACAAACCCTTTCCTGGAATACGTTCTTTAGCGACCCAAGCCATGTGTTTATTGGCTGGGCAATTTTACTGATTGGTTTCAGCAACGGTCTGGCCAATCTGACTGCCGAACGCTATCTGCAAAATTTACGCCAAATATCGGCGCAACTTCGTACTTATTCAGAGTGGCTGCTCGGGCGAGATTTACTCTCTCAAATTATTCTTAGTCCCGATTCTCTGCACATTACTCGCCGTGAGCGTACGATTTTGTTTATGGACATTCGGGGCTTTACCGCATGGAGTGAGTTGCATCAACCCGAAGAAGTGGTGACGCTTCTCGATGAGTACTATCGCCAGTCTGAGGCGATTATTACATTTTATTCTCCTATTAAATTCAAGTTCTCAGCCGACGAAGTGATGGCAGTTTTTCCCACTGCCCAAGCTGCGGTTCATGCAGCGCTGGAATTACGCCGTCAGATACACCCTCTACTTGCCGAAAATCAACTTGGAGCAGGCATCGGCTTGGAGAGTGGGCCAGTTGTGGAAGGATTACTGGGTAGTACAAACGTAAGGTTCTATGATGCTATCGGTGACACCGTTAATACTGCTAAACGTATTGAAAACGCTGCCCAAGCAGGTCAAGTGCTTATCTCTGAACATGTCTGCGAGCAAGTAGCAACCGTTAAGCTTGGCGCAAAAAGAAGGATTCGGGTCAAAGGAAAGGCACAACCCATCACAGTTTATGACCTGGAAGATGTCAAAGCGGGCTAA
- a CDS encoding histidine kinase (IMG reference gene:2510096545~PFAM: Histidine kinase-, DNA gyrase B-, and HSP90-like ATPase; His Kinase A (phosphoacceptor) domain), whose amino-acid sequence MAWATDLTQISNLRFNHLRNRLLLFYFLAITAILVFFATAIYVLVSRDRQQQFDQQLQQIGTSAAGIWEVVQHEYEELTTQPKYAAYQRTLPRDRQGQLLPIALVQLMAKYQTDTAPPLVRGTLLDTTYGIAWYTPTRELLIYEGILFNLPLPDQIPAEGLFVSRDKTRSFLQPIYKALPQSGQELLGYVAVTGTLAELKTELDHLRTNLFLGVVLVAGFVVVAGWWLTRQSIAPVDASLAQLKQFTADASHELRTPLTAIQASAEVLQSHPERIHPGDIEKVSAIATAATRMGHLVKDLLLIARLDAQAPDQRGWHVIDLDELLEDLVELHRDRAQAAQLALTYQPQATVKVYGDAEQLQRLFANLLSNALQYTPAGGIVTVTLQQTGKTAVVRVQDTGIGIAPADLPHVFERFWRTEEARHHYRDGSGLGLAIAKTIVERHHGQISVQSQPHQGTCFEVKLPCR is encoded by the coding sequence ATGGCTTGGGCTACCGACTTAACCCAAATCTCCAATCTGCGGTTTAACCACCTGCGTAACCGCTTATTGCTGTTTTACTTTTTGGCCATTACGGCAATTTTAGTTTTTTTCGCAACGGCGATTTACGTCCTTGTATCGCGCGATCGCCAACAGCAATTTGACCAACAATTGCAGCAAATCGGTACTTCCGCGGCGGGAATCTGGGAGGTAGTGCAGCATGAATACGAAGAACTGACGACTCAACCTAAGTACGCCGCTTACCAACGCACCTTGCCCCGCGATCGCCAGGGACAGCTTTTACCGATCGCTCTTGTGCAACTGATGGCCAAATACCAAACGGACACTGCACCGCCACTGGTTCGGGGAACACTCCTCGACACAACCTACGGAATTGCTTGGTATACGCCCACGCGAGAGCTGTTGATCTACGAGGGAATATTGTTTAACTTGCCCCTACCAGACCAGATTCCGGCTGAAGGCTTGTTCGTATCCAGAGACAAAACCCGCAGTTTCTTGCAGCCAATTTACAAAGCCTTACCGCAGTCGGGGCAGGAGTTGCTAGGGTATGTTGCGGTTACAGGGACGCTAGCAGAGTTGAAGACAGAGCTAGACCATTTGCGCACAAACTTATTCTTGGGCGTTGTGCTGGTAGCGGGTTTTGTGGTGGTAGCAGGATGGTGGCTCACGCGCCAGTCGATCGCCCCGGTGGACGCCAGCTTAGCTCAACTCAAGCAATTCACTGCTGATGCCTCCCACGAATTGCGCACCCCCCTCACAGCGATTCAGGCTTCGGCGGAGGTTTTGCAGAGTCATCCCGAACGCATTCACCCTGGCGACATCGAGAAAGTAAGTGCGATCGCCACTGCGGCCACCCGCATGGGCCATCTGGTCAAAGACTTACTGCTCATAGCTCGCCTGGATGCCCAAGCCCCTGATCAGCGGGGATGGCACGTCATCGACTTGGATGAACTGCTGGAAGACTTAGTGGAACTGCACCGCGATCGCGCCCAAGCCGCCCAGCTCGCGCTGACCTACCAACCCCAAGCCACAGTCAAGGTTTATGGCGATGCCGAGCAACTCCAGCGCTTATTTGCCAACTTGTTGAGCAACGCCCTACAGTACACCCCAGCGGGTGGCATCGTTACCGTCACCTTGCAGCAAACCGGGAAAACGGCTGTTGTCAGGGTGCAAGATACCGGCATCGGCATTGCGCCCGCAGACCTGCCCCACGTTTTTGAGCGGTTCTGGCGGACTGAAGAAGCGCGTCACCATTATCGGGATGGGTCTGGGCTGGGTCTGGCGATCGCCAAAACCATTGTTGAGCGCCATCATGGACAGATCAGCGTCCAAAGCCAACCCCACCAAGGTACCTGCTTTGAGGTCAAGCTCCCCTGCCGGTAG
- a CDS encoding hypothetical protein (IMG reference gene:2510096559): protein MESWAREFSEMMQSLMHGMEQLITEVTKDMEEMIDVFVEASEGFVEQIEAAIPPDLEQRINDFFDPILEAYLGFEVTVEESVQPVVNTVEPLLNEHPTCVGCRHYHGQSYNGVMLVCGMHPYGCETEECPDWESTWKD, encoded by the coding sequence ATGGAAAGTTGGGCAAGAGAGTTTTCTGAAATGATGCAGTCACTCATGCATGGAATGGAACAGTTGATCACTGAGGTCACTAAAGACATGGAGGAAATGATAGATGTCTTCGTGGAAGCCTCCGAGGGATTTGTTGAGCAGATAGAAGCGGCGATCCCCCCAGATCTGGAGCAGCGCATCAATGACTTTTTTGACCCTATCCTGGAAGCCTACTTGGGATTTGAAGTGACTGTGGAAGAGTCGGTTCAGCCTGTTGTGAATACAGTTGAGCCGTTGCTGAATGAGCATCCAACCTGTGTAGGCTGCCGTCATTATCATGGGCAATCTTATAACGGTGTGATGCTGGTCTGTGGAATGCACCCTTATGGTTGCGAAACCGAAGAGTGCCCCGACTGGGAATCGACCTGGAAAGATTAA
- a CDS encoding response regulator with CheY-like receiver domain and winged-helix DNA-binding domain (IMG reference gene:2510096544~PFAM: Response regulator receiver domain; Transcriptional regulatory protein, C terminal), whose protein sequence is MRILLIEDDVAIAKAVAEALGDKGYTVEMAHDGQTGLAFAETGLFDLIVLDLTLPKLNGIPLCQKLRQQNLSVPVLMLTARDTTADKIVGLDAGADDYIIKPFEISELLARVRALLRRRSLPFAETLTWEKLLLRVDSCETFYDGIILRLTPKEYALLELFLKNGSRILSRQLILERVWTFDDLPGEDTVKAHLRSLRQKLKLAGAPPNLIETVYGLGYRLNPNLQSAV, encoded by the coding sequence ATGAGGATTTTACTCATCGAGGATGATGTGGCCATTGCCAAGGCCGTTGCCGAAGCCTTGGGTGACAAAGGCTATACCGTTGAAATGGCTCACGACGGTCAGACCGGTTTAGCCTTTGCGGAAACAGGTTTATTTGACTTGATTGTCCTGGATCTGACCTTGCCCAAACTCAACGGCATCCCCCTTTGCCAAAAACTGCGGCAACAAAACCTGTCTGTGCCTGTGTTAATGCTAACTGCGCGAGACACCACTGCCGATAAGATCGTAGGTCTGGATGCAGGAGCCGATGACTATATCATCAAGCCCTTCGAGATATCTGAGTTACTAGCCAGGGTTCGCGCCTTGTTGCGTCGGCGTTCACTCCCCTTTGCAGAGACACTGACTTGGGAAAAGCTCCTGCTCAGGGTAGACTCCTGCGAAACCTTTTATGATGGTATTATTCTGCGCTTAACCCCTAAAGAATATGCTTTACTTGAGCTTTTTTTGAAGAACGGCAGCCGCATTTTGTCACGCCAGCTCATTCTAGAACGAGTCTGGACATTTGATGACCTGCCTGGGGAAGACACGGTCAAAGCGCACTTGCGCAGTCTGCGTCAGAAGCTGAAGTTAGCAGGAGCACCCCCCAACTTAATTGAAACAGTGTATGGCTTGGGCTACCGACTTAACCCAAATCTCCAATCTGCGGTTTAA